CTTTGCAGCGGTACTGATAGCGAAAAATTAGAGTGGTTTAAAACCATTAATATTGCAGGTGAAAAACTCACTGACCAAGAATTAAGAAATGCGGTTTATTCTGGCTCTTGGGTTTCAGATGCTAAGCGATATTTTAGTAAAAATGGATGTGCAGTTTATGGTATTGGTGGGGATTATTTAAGCGGAACTGCAATCAGGCAAGATTACTTAGAAACTACAATAAAGTGGATAAGTGATGATAAAATCGAATCTTATATGGCAAAAAATCAGAATGAGCCAAATGCCAATGAGCTATGGCTCTATTTCCAGAATGTAATAAATTGGGTAAAAGTAGTATTTCCTAAATACCGCAAAGAGATGAAAGGTATTGAGTGGGGCTTCCTTTATAATGAGTTTAAAGATGGAAAGTTTGACTCAAAAAAACTTGAGGCAGAAATTGCCCTGCTTATGGCAGATGAAGATATTACAAAGAAAAAAGGGATTTACACCTACGTTTTAACTGGCAAAGAAAAACATTTAAATATTTATGACAAATGATTTAACATTTTTTGAAGAATTTGGTGTCAGGCGGCATTATGACGAAAAACAAGAAAAGTGGTTTTTCTCAGTTATTGATATTGTTGCCGTTCTAACTGACCAGCCAGACTATGACAAAGCAAAAAGCTACTGGACAACCCTAAAATCAAGGCTAAAAAAGGAAGGAAGTGAAGTGGTCACAGATTGTGACCGGTTGAAAATGTTGGCTCAAGATGGCAAAATGAGGCAAACGGATGTTGCAGATTTGAGGGTTATTTTCCGTATAGTGCAATCAGTACCAAGCAAAAAAGCCGAGCCTATCAAATTATGGCTGGCTAAAGTGGGTAATGAACGTATTGAAGAAATTGCAGACCCTGAGCAATCCTTAAACCGTGCAAGGGAAAACTGGCAAAAGCATGGTAGAAGCCAGAAATGGATTCAGCAACGCATGATGGGGCAGGAAAGCAGAAATAAACTTACTGATTACTGGAAAGAAAGCGGAGTAAAAGAGGGCAAAGAATATGCGGCTCTTACAAACATAATCCATCAAGAGTGGTCAGGCTTAAGTGTTAAAAAACATAAGGATATAAAGGGCTTAAAAAGCCAGAATTTGCGTGACCATATGAGCGAGGCGGAGTTGATTTTTACGGCTCTTGCAGAACTTTCCACAAGGCAAATTGCAGAAAATATTGAGGCTAAAGGCTTTCATGAAAACAAAGAGCCAGCAAAGAAAGGTGGGAAAATTGCAAGAGATGCAAGAAAAGCCCTTGAAGAAAAAACTGGTAAAAAGGTTGTTGATGGTAGCAACTTCTTAAGCGGTGGTAATAATAAAAAGGAACTGGAATAGTAAAGATTTGCAGGTTGAATAAAAGCACCTGCAACACCTTGAAAATAACAAACTATTACCTATATTTTATGGCGTAAGCCTTTAAAGAAGGTCATTACATAAGAATAAAAATAGAATAAAAATTAAAGATGTAATGACCTTAAAGCCAATCCACTTTTCAGACCACTTCAAAATTGATAAAGCAAAGCTTAATGAATTAGGGGTGTTTGACCCAATTTTAAATTATGACACCAAGGTATTTGTTGAGCCTTTAATGCTGAAAGATAGCAAAAGCCCGATAATCAAAGCCTCATATCAGAATTATAAGACCTTCTTTGCTAACCTTCTTCTCTTACTGCAAAAATCTGATAAGAAAGGCGATAAATGCTGGAAAGCTGCCAAGGCAATGGTCAACTTTCCTGAGTATCAATATACCTGTATCGGTTATAGCTCAGGCACTACAGACGGGCGAGGCTCAGGGATTGAGTTTAATGACAAGATACTACAAAGCGCAATAGAGATAGTTGATAAAGCCGAGGGCAACCCTGAAATATTCTTGCTCTTGCCATTGCTTGAAGAAGGTATTGCTGGCGATAGAATAAGTGATATGGCGCAAAATATTATTGATGATGATATTTGCCAGTACACACTTGATATAATGGCTAAGATTGGCTTAGAAGGCGAGCGTAGACATACAACAAGAAATTTCAAGAGTTACAAGCTTCCTTTAAATCCATTTTCCAGAACGCCTATAAAACTAGTTCCTAGTGATATTTTGTTAGACCTACCAGTTGCCGATGATATAGATACGTTAGTTGAGGAAATGGCTGCTTATAACGCAAGGTTAAGGGCTATAGTAAGCAGGGATATAGGGGAAATATGGGAAGAGCAGACTAAGGCTGACAGGAAAAGCACCTTATTAAAAGAGCTGAAAACCAACAAAGAGTTTTTTGTTGAAACCCTGAAAGCCCTAAAAGAATATAAATTTGAGCATTATGATTTAGAGAAAGACGGCAAGGGGTTATATAGGTGGCTGGAAAATAGCCAAGATTTTATCAATGTTGAATTGGCAAAGGAAGTTATAAACTGCCCTGATAGCCTTGAATCATTATCCTTTGCTGTAACAGCTATTATCAACCATTTCAGGGATACTATAGAAAACAAAGAGGTGTGGCGTACATTCTGGACAGAATACGGCTCACAGTTTAGGCATGTAAGGACTTTCTATTCTCAAATGCTATTATTGACGGTTAGCAATACATGGCTATCATCTCAGAGTAGTAATATTAAAATAGACCTAAAATATAGCGTTAAGAATATAGACCTTGAGTTTTCTGTTTCTGGTAAATACCGCCTTATTATCCATGTAAAACACGCTAACAATACGGTACTTAAGAAGGGCTATGAGAAGATATTAGAAAAATGCCGTGGCTTAGATGATGAAAAACATGTTTATCTGATAATGAATTTCAAGGAAGAGCCAGCAAACCAGTTGCAGGATATTAAGATTATTGAAAATCCGTTGTGCAAGATATTTGAGGTTGATGTAACGAAAAGGGATGCAGAGCAAACAGATTGCCTGTCAGAACAAGAGAGCCTTGATTTAGGGTTTCTTGAGTTTGAGGGCGTGGAGTTTTCCAATACTACTGATATGCAAAGCCAAGGCGGAAAAGCTAGGCACGGAGACACTACAATAATCAAAACAGTGGTCATAAAACCTATGTTCTTACTAAGAAGGCAGTCAAATAAAACTGCTAAAGTTTCCGAAATATCTACCAGCATAATAAAAGAGCTTAATTCATTATATGGTCATAATGATAACAGCCAAAAAGTACAGAATTTTATGAATAAGTATGCTATAAGTGACTACCAGCATATTCAAACGACAATTGACTACCTTAAGAAAAATAATGACGGAGGTCAAATAGGTAATTGGTGTTATCAAGCTTCAAATAACAAGCTGTAAAATTATTTTAGCAAGCTCACAGAATCTTTGTGCAAGCTGGTCAATATTATAACAAATCCGCAAGGTTTATAATTAGCTCATAACTTAACAATTATGGGCTATGTCTAATTTATCAGACTCAATAAAAGAACTTTATGATGATATGACGGAAGCGGAAGCAAATCACGCCGCTCACCATCTTGTCAGCCTTTTTAAAGTTCTGCAAGAGGTTGATTCAAGACTGGCTCATGAAAAAAGTAATGAGCAGAAAAATGATAATATCGGAAGTGCAGATTGACTTTGTGAAGCCTAACAACGGTTTGATTGGCTTTGCTAGTTTTGTAGTAGATGGAAGTTTTTACATTTCCAGTATCGCTATCCACACAAAACTAAACGGTGAAGGCTATCGCCTTACATATCCAAGCAAGGGTAATTTTACAATTTGTCACCCTATCAACAAACAAGTCAGTAAAGAAATTGAGGCTGCTATTTTTAGCAAGCTAAATGATGTAATGAAGAAGGTGAAGAGCGATGCTGAAAACACCTTCTAAACGCAAAACGCCTGTCAGGAAGATTCCTAAGCAAAAAATCAAAAAAGGACGTAGCTACACCGCTTTAGATGCGGTTGCAATATTCGGTATTGATGAATCTGTTTTTCATAGATGGATTCGAGAAGAAGGCTTAATCACTATTGATGATAGAAAACCGTCTATGGTTCACTGGACTACCTTTCAGCAATTCGCAGACCACAAAAATAGTTCAAATAACATGGAAACTGGCAAAGCTGGGGACTTTCCTTGTTTCGGTTGTTTTATGAAAAGAAGAGCCTTTGAGGACAAAATAACGATTAAAAAGCCAAATGATATGTTCTGGAAAGCAAAAGCGACATGTTCTTGTTGTGGCTCAAAAATGAATATGAACGTATCCGCTAACGAGTTTTTATTGACTATAACATGGGGCTATCAACTGGTTGAAACGCTACCCCTTATGACTATAAAGGGTAGTCAGGATACCAGCGTTAGAACCAGTGGAGGAAGGGGAAAGAAAAAGCCTAAATTCCAGCCAAAAATTGAGAAGAATTTTCACCCTGATAACGAGCGGATAAAGCATAGATATTTTGAAAGAAAGTTAGGCAGGTATGATGTAAAAACAGTAGCCATGATTGTTGCGGCTATAGGAGTTTATGAGGAATATAGCGACTATAAGAACTTTAAATCATTTTGCTATGATGACGTAAAGGGATTCCAGAAATTTGTTCTTATTAAATACGCCCACAGCATACAGACCGCCCATAGAGTAATGTCTAACTTGAGGGAGTTCTTTTTCTGGCTAAGAGAGCAAGACGGCTATAAGAAAATCAAGTTTGATGATGCTGACGATTTGCAACTATCACGAAAAGACAAAGCCAGAGCTAAAGCGGCAAAGCCAAAAGACTATCTAAGCCTTGAGAAATGGCTGGATTTAGCTTTAAATTTGAAACCTCAAACGGATATTGAGTATAGAGGGCAAGCTATGATTGTTGCCTTGTTGTTAACAGGAGCAAGAGCCGATGCCTTAATATCGTTTAATATAGGCGATTTTAACTTGGAAAGAAATTACGCCTACCAAGATGCTGAACATGTAAATAGTAAAAATTCGGATTCTTACAAAACTAACTTATGGAAATTAAAACCAGAATTACGCCAAATATTAGATGACTGGATAGATAAGCTTATAAATGAGCATGGCTTTACCAATGATGACCCTTTATTTCCAAGAGTCAGCATAACAACAAACGAGTATGATTTATTTGAAAATAGCGGCTTTTTAAAAGAGCGGATAAAAAGCACAACCATATTGAGAGAGGAGCTATATAAACAGCTTGAAAAAGCTGGTTTGGGGCATTTTACGCCGCATACTATAAGAAACTCAATAGTTTCTCTTTTTCATAGCTTACCGCTTACACTTGAGCAGCAAAAAGCAATAAGCCAGAATATGTCTCATAAGAATTTAGGAACTACAGTTGGCTATTGTCAGGTTAGCGAATTTAGGCAAGATGAGTTAATTGGTGACTTGGATATTGAGCAATTACTGAGTATAAAAGAATTACAACAAAATCCGAAATATCAGTATATAATGGCTCAAATGAAAGATGAAGAAGCCGTAAATAAGGTATTTAAGGCTTTGAATGAAGATTAAGGATGTAATGAAGGTATAAAATGACAGATGCAATAGAAAACTATACTGGTTTAATTAGCCCAAAAACTCTTGATTCTCAAGATGACAAGTGGGACGAATCTTTAAAGCGTGCTTGGCATGTGCGGGATTTTGAAATTGAACTATTTTGGAAAAGAAGCACATACTTTTCAGTCTTGGTTGGTGCGTTATTTATTGCATATTACACGCTTGTAGATAATCAAAGCGAGGGCGCAAAAGAAAGCATAGAGATATATAAATTAATAATTTCTCTTTTAGGTTTTATTGCTTCATTAGTATGGTTTTTATCAAATAAAGGTTCCAAATTCTGGCAAGAAAATTGGGAGCTACATATTGACATGATTGAAAAGATGTCAATATGTAATAAAATTCATTCCGTAGTATTAAATAAATCAGATAAATGTTGGGATTTAGGGGCTGCAAGCTATTCAGTTTCTAGGCTCAACACATTATTTAGCTTAATTGTATGCCTTGGCTGGTTCCTTGTAATAATTTTTCTCTTATTGCCTATTGAATTAATCAATAGTTATCAAAAATGGATAGGCTTTTTCTTGGTAATTATATCCATTCCATTGGTGTTATGGGGTGGCAAATCAAAGATTAAGAAGTCTTATAATAAAAGTTCTATGTTGTCAGATGGTACGATAATACCAGCGAAACAGGACATTATCACTGTTTATCACAAGTAAGGATGTAATGAGTTATGGAGGAGTTTTTTAAGAATTATCAGTATACGTTTTCTGCTTTTGGAGCCGTAGGAACCTTATTAGCGGTTATTATTTCCCTATATTTTGGTTATAGGGCATTAAAAACGCAGCAAACTCAAATAAAAGCATTTCTTAACATATACGAGCTTACAGAGCCTAATACTCCTGAGTATCTTGCGGTAAACATTACAAATGTTGGCTTAATAGCCGTTAGTATATCATCTTCGTTTTTCTGCTTTAGGCTGCCATTCTCTACAACGGCATTTTTAGTTATTCCATTAGACTCAGGCAATTCCGATATTAATATTCCAAGCAAATCATACCCTCATAAAATCGAACCAAAACATTGTGAGTTTTTTATTCTTAACAC
Above is a genomic segment from Pseudomonadota bacterium containing:
- a CDS encoding site-specific integrase, which encodes MLKTPSKRKTPVRKIPKQKIKKGRSYTALDAVAIFGIDESVFHRWIREEGLITIDDRKPSMVHWTTFQQFADHKNSSNNMETGKAGDFPCFGCFMKRRAFEDKITIKKPNDMFWKAKATCSCCGSKMNMNVSANEFLLTITWGYQLVETLPLMTIKGSQDTSVRTSGGRGKKKPKFQPKIEKNFHPDNERIKHRYFERKLGRYDVKTVAMIVAAIGVYEEYSDYKNFKSFCYDDVKGFQKFVLIKYAHSIQTAHRVMSNLREFFFWLREQDGYKKIKFDDADDLQLSRKDKARAKAAKPKDYLSLEKWLDLALNLKPQTDIEYRGQAMIVALLLTGARADALISFNIGDFNLERNYAYQDAEHVNSKNSDSYKTNLWKLKPELRQILDDWIDKLINEHGFTNDDPLFPRVSITTNEYDLFENSGFLKERIKSTTILREELYKQLEKAGLGHFTPHTIRNSIVSLFHSLPLTLEQQKAISQNMSHKNLGTTVGYCQVSEFRQDELIGDLDIEQLLSIKELQQNPKYQYIMAQMKDEEAVNKVFKALNED
- a CDS encoding septation protein SpoVG family protein; translated protein: MKKVMSRKMIISEVQIDFVKPNNGLIGFASFVVDGSFYISSIAIHTKLNGEGYRLTYPSKGNFTICHPINKQVSKEIEAAIFSKLNDVMKKVKSDAENTF